Part of the Panulirus ornatus isolate Po-2019 chromosome 28, ASM3632096v1, whole genome shotgun sequence genome, GGTTCGGGCCTTGACTTTCCTACCTTGGGTATATAGTGTTTGGTAGCTACCCACCGCCTGACTCGTTCGCCAGCCACAACACAACAAGCCAGTTTGTCCTGCGTGACTGACGTGGTGAGACGTAAAACATCTTCGCTTTCGTGGATTACGTGATCTGTTGTCTATTTGCTATTGCCAGTTATTCTGTTTTGCGCAGACAGTGTGGAGTTAAGAGGGACAAGTGTTTGACTGTTTCGTATATCTAGAAAAAGTGCGATATTAGTGTGAAAATGGAGATGTATCAGTGGACGAGTTCTGGGTGGTTAGCCTGTGCCTTCTGATGAGCCAATTCGAAAGTCGTTTTGTTGGTAACAACGGTGAGTCGTGTGTGCCTCCTGTGTGGGTTGATGACACTGATGTCTCTAGCAAGACCTGGGTGCTCATTCTCCTCACGATTGGCTGCATGAAGCCGCGTACCACTCCTCCGCCACCCACGCCACAGCCCGTGCTTCCAGCACACGCCACAGCCCACGCTTCCAGCCCACGCCACAGCCCACGCTTCCAGCACACGCCACAGCCCACGCTTCCAGCCCACGCCACAGCCCACGCTTCCAGCACACGCCACAGCCCACGCTTCCAGCCCACGCCACAGCCCACGCTTCCagcccccacctccacaccctgacGAGACCCAAGCTTCTGACTCGGCGAGGAACCCTGCGCCACCATGACTGCAAGCGTTCAGTGGAATACTAGCACTTCCTCTTCCCCTGGCTAACCTCGCTTTCCTGTGGCTGTTCTGCACAATAGAACTGTTGAAACACACCACATGAGATACAACTTGTATGCCACGTGCTTGTATAACACACCACATGAGATACAACTGGTATGCGACGTTCTTGTATAACACACCACATGAGACACAACTTGTATGCCACGTGCTTATATAACATCTACCATAAACTTGGTCCTCTGTGGTGTCCAGTGGACGTCTGTGAAATGGTCAAGTTTCTGGTCTGACAATCCTTACAATTAACTGTGAAATCCTCTGCTGGCGATGCATCAGGATGTCGCGTAGGTGTTCAGTGTGCACAGCTTCAACCAGTGCATGTCAGTCATGCAGTATCAGGTCATACACAGATTTTCCCAGGCTCATAACAAGTCTTGTTCCCGAAGGTATACAACAACAGGTGAGGGAAGGGTCGACTGTGATGACACATTCGTTCCGTCGCTTGTATGTTCCGGAGCGAGAAGATTCCACTGGATAGAGAGGCAGCGATGATCATGATTGGAGAAGCATTGGCTGACTGTGTGTTCACTCGGTCGTGGACTCACGCGCTGGACAGTCCTCTCCGTCCTTGACCGCCTGTAAGACCAAGGGTGTACCGTGAGCACACGGACTGCTCTTACAACGCCGTGGTCCTGGCCGAGCGACAGGGGAGCCGTGTCTGGGGTAACCTGTGGTTGATTCAGGGCGTTGCACACGCTGCTGTGGagacgggtggagggaggaggttggtcgTGCACGCCACCTGGTacgggcggagggaggaggagtcagtCATCTTGTAGTAGGACGTACGTCTTGCGAGCGTCATAAGAACTATGCATAACCCAGATACGGAGAGGAGAGCGACGATTTCATGGTGCAACAACCTTCCCTGCCAGGATGGTTAACGAGGCTCCTGCCATCATGATGATCTGATGGGCGAGGTCGGTCGTGAGGACCAGTTGGTGTCGTACCTGATCGAGCATTTGAACGATGAGGACAGCTTTACCTCGCCAGTCATAACGCCTTGTACAGGAAGCTGTCCACGTACACGCGGAGGGCGGGGCCCCCTGAGTGTACAGAGGTGTTGTACACCGCCTGCGGGGATCTCGATGCAAGGGCTTGGCCAGTATTAGACGCGACCCCCagacctggtgagggaggcagagccATAGCAgtcaccaccctcacctgccaACATCATCGTCACACACCAGCCATCCCCTCACCTGTACCATCCTGGTCACACGTTCATGTCATCACcagtggagaggtttcctcatgtcatcatcagtggagaggtttcctcatgtcatcactagtggagaggtttcctcatgtcatcactagtggagaggtttcctcatgtcatcatcagtggagaggtttcctcatgtcatcactagtggagaggtttcctcatgtcatcactagtggagaggtttcctcgtgtcatcatcagtggagaggtttcctcatgtcatcactagtggagaggtttcctcatgtcatcaacagtggagaggtttcctcgtgtcatcatcagtggagaggtttcctcgtgtcatcatcagtggagaggtttcctcatgtcatcactagtggagaggtttcctcatgtcatcatcagtggagaggtttcctcatgtcatcaccagtggagaggtttcctcgtgtcatcatcagtggagaggtttcctcatgtcatcactagtggagaggtttcctcatgtTATCACcagtggagaggtttcctcatgtcatcaccagtggagaggtttcctcatgtcatcaccagtggagaggtttcctcatgtcatcactagtggagaggtttcctcatgtcatcaccagtggagaggtttcctcatgtcatcactagtggagaggtttcctcatgtcatcaccagtggagaggtttcctcatgtcatcaccagtggagaggtttcctcatgtcatcaccagtggagaggtttcctcgtgtcatcatcagtggagaggtttcctcatgtcatcactagtggagaggtttcctcatgtcatcaccagtggagaggtttcctcgtgtcatcatcagtggagaggtttcctcgtgtcatcatcagtggagaggtttcctcatgtcatcactagtggagaggtttcctcatgtcatcatcagtggagaggtttcctcatgtcatcactagtggagaggtttcctcgtgtcatcatcagtggagaggtttcctcatgtcatcactagtggagaggtttcctcatgtcatcaccagtggagaggtttcctcatgtcatcaccagtggagaggtttcctcatgtcatcaccagtggagaggtttcctcatgtcatcaccagtggagaggtttcctcatgtcatcactagtggagaggtttcctcatgtcatcaccagtggagaggtttcctcatgtcatcactagtggaaAGGTTCCCTCATGTCATCACCAGTGGAGAAGTTTCCtcgtgtcatcatcagtggagaggtttcctcgtgtcatcatcagtggagaggtttcctcatgtcatcactagtggagaggtttcctcatgtcatcaccagtggagaggtttcctcgtgtcatcatcagtggagaggtTTCCTCGTGTCATCACTagtggagaggtttcctcatgtcatcatcagtggagaggtttcctcatgtcatcaccagtggagaggtttcctcatgtcatcaccagtggagaggtttcctcatgtcatcactagtggagaggtttcctcatgtcatcaccagtggagaggtttcctcatgtcatcactagtggagaggtttcctcatgtcatcacCAATGGAGAGGTTTCCtcgtgtcatcatcagtggagaggtttcctcatgtcatcaccagtggagaggtttcctcatgtcatcactagtggagaggtttcctcatgttatcatcagtggagaggtttcctcatgtcatcactagtggagaggtttcctcatgtcatcactagtggagaggtttcctcatgtcatcaccagtggagaggtttcctcatgtcatcactagtggagaggtttcctcatgtTATCATCAGTGGAGAGGTTTCCTCGTGTCATCACTagtggagaggtttcctcatgtcatcactagtggagaggtttcctcatgtCATCGTCAGATCATCAACCACAACCTGTAGCCACAACACACATCGCTGGGGTAAGTACGACTTTCACAGACATGATCAAGttgacgtgtatatgtatgtatgtatgtatttatgtatgtatgtatgtttatgtatgtatgtatatacatgtatttatgtttgtatgtatgtatgtatggcatcCGTTGAAGTAGAGATTTTCTtcgattttgttttttttcagatATAGAAACTATGATAATGTATTAATGTGAAACAATGATTACATATACCTCGTCAAATAAGTGGTGTGGagaaactattattttctgtataacctcacacacacacacacacacacacacacacctacgctaACAATTTCATGGGTTTGGTTACTCAGGAAGGTGGATCATGTTGGTACAAAGTAATCCCATAAATGTGAAACAAAATGGCAACAAATGATCAAAATCAGACTTTGCATGTACGGCATCAGCTGGACGGAAGGGTTCTGTTGATCATTACCAGGTAGCGAACTGGAGGCGGGAACGTCAGGAATACAACGAAGAAATACAACGAAGAAATACAACGAAGGAATACAACGAAGGAATACAACGAAGGAATACAACGAGGAAATACAACGAAGGAATACAACGAAGGAATACAAGGGAACAGAAAggtattcaaacagcaacacaccactggTTCTTTTCAAAGTcgtttgtgatagtgggagataAGGGATTCATTCATGGTTGTTGACCTACGAGAAGTTCGTTTAAAAGACAAACATAATTCACCATCACGCAGTCAGTAAACATATGGACAGTAGATACAAAGTTTCTGAGGTTTTCATCGGTGAGGCAGATCAGTTAACTATGAGTCTGACCGGGTCACTGTACGCCCCAGTCGCTATTTATATCTCTTACTATAAGATGATATCAAGCAGTCCATAACAACTGTCATCAATTGATATAGTTACTGCCATGAGTTGATATCATGCTGCACATAACTACTGCCATGAGATGATATCATGCTGTCTGTACATACTGCCATGAGTTGATATCATGCTGTACATATCTACTGCCATGAGATGATATCAAACTGTACATAACTACTGCCATGAGATGATAGCATGCTGTCTGTACCTTCTGCCATGAGCAATATGTAGGTAGAAGTGGCCGAATCCCTCGTCCAGTGTGGGAACATACGTTTCATACATTAACACAGGCAGTACCTAGTGTCCTCACAAGGGAGGGTACCAGGTAGTACGAGACTTGTCTCGTGTGAAGAGCAGGAGAGATGTCTCTCCGGGACAACACTGATCTCGTGTTTTGAGAGAGACTAAGAACCAGTTTGAGGTGGACAACATTGTGCTGGTCTGGGTCTGAGGCCGAGAACAGAAGCCAGCGTTCATTCCTCGTAGAGACAAGGATCCCAGATCATCATCCAGAGGTTTTAATGAGGCATGACGGGGAACAGTGAACACCACACTTATGGGAGATCGAACCCACAAAATTAGGAATGTACGGGGCTTTTTTTGCTGGTCTTCCACTGCCCTTAATCAGACACACGACCTTACTCACGTCACCAGAATCATCCAGGTCAAAGAtgataacaaaatgataaaagattaCTGATAATGTTACATAGTCGTTAGTGGATTATGAATAAAGGACACAGGTACCTCTGTCTTACGAGATGGTCCATCCCTCCATGTTCATCCTCGACAACCTTCACCATAAGCGAGTAAATTGGATAACAAACACAGGTGTAATCCCTGGCGGCTCACCTCACTGAACATGACCACGAAGCCTTACAGAGTCGTCCAGCGACGGTGGCTGGCATGTATCAAGCTGTGATGACGCGAGTTTAATCGAAGTGAACCTCGGGGACGACCCGAGGGAGGGAGAAAGCAGATCATTGtacaggtcatgagggaggggagggtagtcgTCGCTCACGTCTTTACCTTAGTttatgaggtggatgaggaaggtCGTCTACCTCCTGCCGGCGTCATTCATGACCTTAGGGATGCCCAGGAGGGAGTTGATCAGTTCGGCGTTGCGCTTCTGGGGTCCTACGGCCGGGTATCCTGCAGGACCGTGAGCCACACGCAGGATCTGCGCCGCAAGTCCTGCCACCACCTGGCGGGGGAGACAGAGGCGGGAGTTACCAGTAGGGCGGAGGGGAGATAAAGGAAGAAGATGGCATGTGGGTCCCCTCCTTACGAGTGAAAAGATAAGCAGGACCCACCTCACTACCCACCATACCAGCAGGACCCACTCACTACCCACCAAGACCCACCTCACTACCCAACAGGACCCACCTCACTACCCACCATACCAGCAGcaggcaccactcactacccaccagGACCCACCTCACTACCCACCAGGACCCACCTCACTACCCACCAAGACCCACTCACTACCCACCAGGAACCAACTCACTACTCACCAGACCAGCAGgacccacccactacccaccaAGACCCACCTCACTGCCCACCAGGAACCCCTCATTACTCACCAGACTAGCAGGCCCCACTCAACCCACCAGGACCCACCTCACTACCCACCAGGACCCATCTTACTACCCACCCGGACCCACCTTACTACCCAGCTGGACCCACCTCACTACCCACCAGGACCCATCTCATTACCCACCAGGACCCACCTCGCTACCCAGCAGGACCCACCTCACTACCCACCAGGGCCCACCTCACTACCCACCAGGGCCCACCTCTACCCAGCAGGACCCACCTCACTACCCAGCAGGACCCACCTTACTACCCAGCAGGACCCACCTCACTACCTACCAGGACCCACCTCACTACCCAGCAGGACCCACCTCACTACCCAGCAGGACCCACCTCACTACCCAGCAGGACCCACCTCACTACCCAGCAGGACCCACCTCACTACCCAGCAGGACCCACCTCACTACCCAGCAGGACCCACCTCACTACCCAGCAGGACCCACCTCACTACCCAGCAGGACCCACCTCACGCTCGGGGTACTGAAGGTTTTGTGCTTGCGTGAGGACGATGATCATTGCTAGCATCACCAGCATCGCTACGGCCACGGCGCTGCGCATCCTGCAATAGAAACAAACACATCCAATAGTCACACTGGTCAGACGTGTGGCTTAGGTTACACCCCAGCCATAGCCAGAGTTCCATACCTTGCAACCTTACTGTTACAGAACATAATCCGTGTATGCAGATGGTTCCTTTGCGATGGCGTACTCATGGGAACCAAGTGGTCGTTGACTGCTGTTCCTGTTGCGGATTACGCGAGTCTTTGACCTCATTGCTGGTTCAGTCGACAGACTCGTGAGTGGAAGTCTTCACCTGTGTCTCCATCTACCATGACACCAGTTCCGAGAACTGACTGAGCCACTAGCCTCACCTGTCGCTCTTCCAGAGGCAAAGATTAACTCCAGCCTCGTCACAGTTCTTTCTACACTCTCAGCTCACCTCGATGACCTGACACTGTCACCTCAGCTGTGACAGTTCACTGTACAGCCTCAGGACACTAGGATGACCTGAGAGTCACATGAACAGTGTCATCTTCAGCAGTGACAAGTGACAGGCATTGGGTTGACCTTCCAGTCAAAGTTCCAGCGCCATCTTCAACAGCTTCTGGAAGCCATTGCATCATGCCCATAAGTTTTCGTATACGTCACACGATATCCAGCGGTACAGTCTGAAGACATGACGACCTGTTGGACGTGGAAATAGCTCCTGGAAATGTCTTGTGACGAACAGTGTTACCATTGGTACAACGTCTTTACGATCGACTGGTGGGGCTTTAGGCTCATGAGCAGCCGGGTTCATTACGGTCTACACCGTCAAGTTACAACCATCACCCGAATTATCCTCAACAACTAAAGGTTTTAAGGATAATTGTAAGACCATCTACACTATCACTATCCATGTGGCTCTTGGTCTGACGATGCTGGAAAGACTTTGCTCTTCAGCACTGGAATGGACCACGAGGCAGTTACTACCAGGGCTGAGGGACAACGGTGACAAGATCTATAGCTGATTGGATCTCTTACTATATCATTAAGATCAAAACATTAATACTCTGTTAACTGAGGGAAAGAAATCTAAACCCAACAATACGCTTCGTATGAAGTTCTCAGAACAACTGTGTTCCAGAAGCGATTCCAAGTGACCACAACTCTCTTGTTATGTTAGAGAAAACGTCTGATGTATAAATCTTATTAAGATACGATCGACTTGGAGACGCTTGCTTACTTATGAACAGATACAGAAACTTGACAGTTTGGTTTAGGTGACAtacttgagggtgtgtgtggacaGGAGGACGGTGAAGACCTGATGGTGACAGTCTCTGGATTCCTCCATATTTATGGGCGtctgcctccctcctgcgcaGCCCCACACGCGCACTTCGCGACACCCACCAGGCGCCCATTGAACCATATCACTAACATTCATTTATACAACTATTGTCTGAACCACTGGCCCGTGATCACGTAATTGATCAAGAGGATCCAGCATCATGTGGCTGGCGAAGAGGATCCGTTTATAGATTGTACTGAGATGTTCAGATGTTTGCTTGACGCTGACGAAGAGCTGCTCTACCTGGCTAGTTAGTGACTGTCATCGTATCTCACTTGGTGGTGTCGTGTCGCAATCCCCATTGTCTTGACCTGTGTTGACCACCACCCGTCACACTTGTCCGGCTTCCTTATCGACTCAAGACTTCCCCTACACTAGACCTTGACCCTCACCTTGGCCTAGGTTCTGACCCCTTACCTCGGTCGAGCTTCATCCTTTAGCTTGGCTGAACCTTGACCTTCATAGAGGCCGATATTTCCAGCTTTCTTAGCTGGAAGAATCGAATACTTTCCGAATCAAAGAAGAAATTAACATGGAACATTTTCTTATCATTGGTACTTATCATTAATTACCTGGAAGCGACCAGAGGTCTGGAAGCCTCCGTCAGGTTTCCAGTCTTTCCCTTATCTCAGGATCTACTTAAGGTCTTACCACATTGAACTCTGGGGCTTATCTCTCCCATGTGTCGTGTCTCATGATCTGCCGCCATCGATAAGGCTTCCTGGACGCACCTTGGGCGGCGTCTGTCATGCCCAGCGACACTCTCCATCGTCCATAGAGTCAGGGGCAACACGTGCCGCTCCTCCCGTCCGCCAGCAGTAGGTTGGTCATGACAGATCTCTCCTGCTACCTACTGCACCATCAGCTTCCTGGAGTTTATCTACAGTCGCCTCGGAACACACAAGATCTCTGTCGCTCTCAAAGTCAGATTAACCAAATGTTTTGACCCATTCAGCCATTACATAAACATCAACAAAGTCTTTGGCTTGAGGAGGTCTCACTAGAACCGTCAGACTATACACTACCATCCTCCTGTTCCCATGACGTTGTACAGGTCACAAAGATGCATCTCTTGTCAGTCCTCTGGCTCGTATCGAAGATGCCTTGATTGATGCATCGCTTCAGTGGAAATACACTGGCCACATGTACTGTTGTATCAGCGCCGACATCATATCTCCCTACTGTATTATACAGCTTTCTCTCCCTACTGTATTATACAGCCTTCCAAAATACCCTCTACAACATCCAGATCTGAACCAACGCAGACCACGTCACTATCAACCAAACCAAGACATCAGTCACGCACATCAGCCGTATTTTCAAGTATGTCTCAGCCCCTACTTGCTCACGTGACCCACTGTCAAGTGGGTCATCTGAGAAGGGCAGGTGGAGAAGTGTCGACAGTTTGAGGCAGGTGGAGAAGTGTCGACAGTTTGAGGCAGGTGAACTGTCGACAGTTTGAGGCAGGTGGAGAAGTGTCGACAGTTTGAGGCAGGCGGAGAAGTGTGGACAGTTTGAGGCAGGTGGAGAAGTGTCGATAGTTTGAGGCAAGTGGAGAAGTGTTGACAGTTTGAGGCAGGTGGAGAAGTGTCCAAATTTAGGATCTTAGACTCGATTTAGAGAAGACCAATGATATTCACATCATGAATCATTCACAGTGGGATCAATAGTTCAGCTCAATAGAACTTGGGCGCAGAGGTCAAGTATGGCGGTCTTAGTTCTTACAAGCATTTGTAAACCAGGTCGGTAATTAGACAGGTCACTGTGATTAAGGTGAATCGAGAGTAGATATAAAGTAGGTCACGATATATCACAAGGAGGCCAATATTCAACGAGAGTAGGTCATACCAGGGCAGGTTCCTTTCAGAGAAGAACAATAGGTCACAGTAGAACAAGGGTGGGGGTCACAGTAGAGTAGAATAGAAGTAGGTCACCACCCAGGGAGGGCGTGGCAGGTCCCCAGCAGGTAGGGTGAAGCCGTGGCGCCCTGCGGGGCCCACCTCACGCCCGGGTCGTCACCACCTACACACATCACAATACCTCTCTGCTCGCCAGGTTCCCCTCACTGTTCCGACCCACAGGCCTCACAATGCTGGGTAGACAATCGTAAAAATGCTACATGAGGTAGAAAATGTTGTCACTGTGAGTTTGACGTTTCGGAAAATATGTAGCCTACAAACAAAGAGAAATTTACCTCGACCCTGTTGGTATATTATACTTACTAAACACAGATCCCAACGGTTCATCGTCTTCCACAGCAGACTGGTGTAGACAGGTACAGAATCATCGAGTTATCAAGAATGTATATTGTATCAGGAGATACACGAATATCATGTTGTTATCGGGGTTCATGATATGCCAAGATTGAAGCTAACCGAACCAGTGTCTCGTTTCAAGGTGTCTCAAACGCTGAAGTCTGGTGAGGTGTGGCGGTCGAGGAGTGAGGAACAGCTTTCCGTTATGACGTGTTGAAGACGGATGATGGAGTCCACTGAGGCCAAGTCTGGTACACCTCAATATGGCAGAATCATTGTACGTCAGAAAGGAACTAAAGGAACTACGAATTCAACCTCGTTCAACCGACCGATCATTAATCGTTCCTGAGATAATGAACAGCATAAGACAGGTCTGACGATACGTGGTCATAGGACACGGAACATCATGCAGTTGTTCCTGGGTCAAGGGACAGCGGAAGGCGGGCCAGACAGGAGTTGGTACTGATAAAAAAGGAACATTTTCATCCAGTTAGACGATAGTTGTTCTAAAGACAAGGAGCCATAATCATCCTGTGTTGTTATAGAAATCCAAACTCAGTTGGACGTTTGAGATGATGTCTCACAGTGGAGTAACATCTGTGATGATGACGCCCAGATTGGCTTCAAACAAGACGTCATGTTGACCTTTAATGACCCAGAACTTTGTTAGATAAATGACCCGTTGTTAACCATGATCAAATTCCTCAGCTTTAAGCCATAAGCTTTAGCGGGATCTGTTAAGCCGTCAAGCAGACAAGGCATCCTCATTTTCTGTGCCTTCATGTTGACTATTTTCATGGATAAAGAAGAGACGAAGATCAATTCTTAAGTGGTCTGCACTGGAGAGGAAGTGGGTAGACACAGGGACTGACGAAAGTCTGTTAAGAAAAAGtcagagtaaatgtgtataacgAAAGGAGAATTGCCCATCATGAGAGATGTGGAGTGGTTGATATTCGGTGGGGAGAGAGCGAGTTGATGGACCTCCTCATGACTGCTGTTGTGGGTGCTCTGGATGGGTGATCGTCAGGTTCTTGTGCGCTGGATTTTGTAGATGTTGGGTAGTTGTCAGCCAGGAAGTTGTAGTAGGTGTGATGGAAGGAGAGTCGCCAGGCTGTAGTGGGAATGGACTCAAAATGACTTCAGCGAATGCTCCAGAAGGGGAGTTACAAGCATTGTTTTGGATATGTTGGTGTTTTGGTCTGTAGTGGTGTTGTTGATGTGATTGAGGATTTGCCACTACTACTGTCTAAGGTCCAGTAGAGGGCTGGTCATTGTTATTACCCTACCTTACTGACATATAACGTAACACTTCATTCATAAAGGAACATATAACAACCAGGGTGACGGCTCACCACCCTGACGGACTCCCATATGTACTTCACACCATTCGCTCACAGCATTCAttcccacacactcacaaccttcGCTATAAAAGCTCTTATCAGCACGCAGACGTCTTCTGTATAGACTCGAAACCTCTTAAATAACCTCCCGATTAATACCATCAGTCAAGGTAGAAAATCGTTCTGTCTACCATTAATGTGGGTCAAACAGGTTTTGAAGGTATGTGTAATTGAGACTTGAACGTCGCAGCTGCCAGGGAAGTATGATCAAGGGATGCTGCAGACTCATACTGCCACAGTTACTCACCTGAGAAGTAGGATCACGTCATGGTACCGTCTCACACCAGGAGTTGGCTACCTGGTCTGTCTGAAGATAACAGGTTTCTCGCATCAAGTACAGCACTTGTCTCCTTATGTTTGGAAAAATCATATTTAGAGATGGACTTGTAGCATGATAGATACTTAGGGTTGGACCCTGAACATGGTAGATCTTTAGGGCTGGACCTTTAACATGTAAAACTTTAGGGATGGAACCCTAACGCTGAATCTTTAGGGACTGGTGATTATCACATAGTACAGCTGTAGTGAGTGTGGGGATAGTGAATAATACAGCTGTAGTGGGTGTGGGGATGGTGAGTAATACAGCTGTAGTGGGTGTGGGGATGGTGAGTAATACAGAtgtagttggtgtggggagcgtCAGGTgaaggcaggagtgtgtgtgacggtgtgaggATAAATTATGATAATTGCATCACGTTTTCGTATGACATTAGGTGTCAGGTGAGCAGCCTTACAGCAAGAcatataatcttatttcttctgtTTAACAGGAATTATTTGGTTCAGTATCTGGTCTTCAGGAAGGTAGCATACACCGTATAATTGTGACACGGATGGTGGATACAAATGTCGGCAGTAAGATTCCCAACTTCTGCTTGTGTTTCCATCTCTAGCTATTCTCTCACTGGTGTTAGGTCCGTCCCTGGCTGTGTCATGGGTACTGGAAATCATGCAGGTTAAAATCCTCAGACGTTCCTCGTGTCATCTGCCTCACTGAGCCAGGCCATTGCATCGTTAGCATCATTTACAGACTTTCCCGACACCTTACCTGCCGAGGGAAGATAATGTTAAACGTATCTGAATACATTTATGTAAGGCGATAGGACAACGGAGTTTATCCAGGAGGCTTACTAATTATTTGTGAGTCAAAGGAAGTTCCTTGGGGAAGGAGGTGAGGTCAAAGAGGAGGTGAAGATAAAGAGTGTGGTCAAGCCAACATATGACACTGACGCCGAAAATCGTAGATGATCCAACGAAAGAATCGAGATGTGGGCCGAGGTAGGCAGAGGGAGGATTACAATTACAGACCTACCAGTAAATACAGACGGAACTATCGTAGCGCATATG contains:
- the LOC139757739 gene encoding pigment-dispersing hormone type 1-like, translated to MEESRDCHHQVFTVLLSTHTLKMRSAVAVAMLVMLAMIIVLTQAQNLQYPEREVVAGLAAQILRVAHGPAGYPAVGPQKRNAELINSLLGIPKVMNDAGRR